The genomic region CCCGGGCAAGATGAACTGGCGCTGCGGGCGGATGTGGTTGTCCAGCACAAAGCGGTTCCTGTAATAGGCGCGAAACATCCGGGTGACCCAGGCGTTGAACTCCATCTGCGGCCCGGATCCATGTTCCATACGCCAGCGATATTCGCTCTGCAGCCGGGATATGGGATCGCGAAGAATGGTAAACACCGCATCGAAACTGTTTGGATTGATCATTTGTGTCAGCAGGGTGGCGTGAAAATGCTGAAAGGAGCATTTCAGATGGCGCAGGATTGTATCGGCGCGGCCACCACCATCCTGAAAGGTAACCTGCCAGCCGTTGGACAGGAATATGTGATCA from Parasedimentitalea psychrophila harbors:
- a CDS encoding sulfotransferase family 2 domain-containing protein, with amino-acid sequence MPIYKKNGKAVLFVHIPKSAGTTVDHIFLSNGWQVTFQDGGGRADTILRHLKCSFQHFHATLLTQMINPNSFDAVFTILRDPISRLQSEYRWRMEHGSGPQMEFNAWVTRMFRAYYRNRFVLDNHIRPQRQFILPGAQITALENGLEHTISGLSARLGEQLQYDPNSRRNTSKRGAAEISTSAMTAWLIRRFYARDFALHRRALGR